In Candidatus Manganitrophaceae bacterium, the genomic stretch CGGACTGAAAGTGCTTCGGATTATCAATGAACCTACAGCGGCGGCCCTGGCTTACGGCCTGGATAAGAAGAAGGATGAGAAGATTGCCGTCTACGATCTTGGGGGCGGGACTTTTGATGTCTCGATCCTGGAAATCGGCGATGGCGTTTTTGAGGTCAAGTCGACGAATGGAGATACTTATCTGGGTGGAGATGATTTTGATGTCAAGATCCTCGACTGGCTTTCGGATGAGTTTAAAAAAGAAAACGGGATCGACTTGAAGAAAGACAAGATGGCCCTGCAGCGCTTAAAAGAGGCGGCGGAAAAGGCAAAAATTGAATTGTCTTCTTCCCAGGAAACGGAAGTTAATCTTCCATTTATCACCGCCGATGCCTCCGGTCCAAAGCATCTGGCCATTAAGTTATCACGGGCAAAACTGGAGCAGTTGATTGACGATGAAATCCAAAGAACGATAGAGCCTTGCAAAAAAGCGCTTGCAGATGCCGGCATCAGTGCTTCCGATATCAATGAAGTTGTGCTGGTCGGGGGAATGACCCGAATGCCGAAGGTTCAGCAGGTCGTCAAGGAATTTTTCGGAAAGGAACCGCACATGGGGGTCAACCCCGATGAGGTGGTTGCCATCGGAGCGGCCATTCAGGGTGCTGTTCTGAAGGGAGATGTGAAGGATGTTCTTCTCCTGGATGTGACCCCACTCTCGCTCGGGATCGAGACATTGGGAGGGGTCTTGACCCGTATTATCGATAGAAATACGACGGTTCCCACAAAAAAGAGCCAGGTCTTTTCTACCGCGGCGGACAACCAGTCGGCGGTAACTATCCGGGTTTTTCAGGGGGAACGGGAGATGGCAGCGGACAACAAGCTCCTGGGCCAATTCGATCTGGTCGGGATTCCTCCGGCGCCGCGGGGCGTTCCTCAAGTTGAAGTCACATTTGATATTGATGCAAATGGGATTGTCCATGTGAATGCGAAGGATATGGCAACCCAGAAGGAGCAATCCATTAAGATTACGGCATCCAGTGGCTTGAGCAAGGAAGAGATTGATCGTCTGGTCAAGGAAGGGCAGGCCCATTCGGAGGAGGACAAAAAGAAGAAGGCCCTGATCGAGGTCCGAAACGAGGCAGACAGCCTGATCTATTCCACCGAAAAATCGCTTGATGAATATGGCGACAAGATCTCTCCGGAAGAGAAAACAAGCGTTCAGGATGAAGTCAGCAAGTGCAAAAAGGCCCTGGAATCGGACGATATTGAGGAAATCAAGACGGCCATTGCAGATCTTTCAAAGGTTTCCCACAAGCTGGCCGAAGAGATGTACAAGAAGACGGCTGAAAGTGAGAAAGACGCACCCAAAACGGGGGACGGCGCTGAAGCAGGCGATTCATCCGAGAAATCGGATGAAAAGGTGGTGGATGCCGAGTTTGAAGAGACGGACAAGGAGTAAAGAGTGGCCACCAAGAGAGATTATTACGAAAGTCTCGGCGTCGAAAGGAACGCATCGGATGACGAGCTGAAAAAGGCATACCGAAAGAAGGCCCTTAAATTTCATCCGGACCGAAATTCCGGAAACAAGGGGTCAGAAGAAAAATTTAAGGAGGTCAACGAGGCTTATAGTGTCTTGAGCGATCCTGCGAAGCGGAAAAGTTATGATCAATATGGTCATGAGGGATTATCCGGCGCCGGGATGGGCGGTTTCGATTTTGGTCAGGGCGGGGGGTTCTCTGATGTTTTCGGAGATATCTTTGAAGAGTTTTTTGGCGGGTCCGCCAGCCAAGGGGGGCCTCGCGCACAACGTGGCAATGACCTTCGCTATAGCATGACCATTACCTTTGAAGAGGCCATCTTCGGCAAAGAAGGAAAGATCAAGCTCCGCCGTCCTGAACCCTGTCATCGATGTAAAGGAAGCGGGGCCAAAGACGGGGCTTTGAAGCGGTGTGCCACCTGCGGCGGCGCGGGTCAGGTCCGTCTTCAGCAGGGATTTTTTACCCTCAATCGGACCTGTAGCACTTGCAGGGGTGAAGGACGGGTGATCACGGAGTCCTGTCCGGAGTGCAGGGGTGAACGATACAGGGCGAATGAAAAGACGATTTCAGTCAAGATTCCGGCAGGGATCGAAACAGGGATGCGTCTTCGCGTGGGTGGAGAGGGAGAGATAGGGCATGGCGGCGGCCCTTCGGGGGATCTCTACGTCGATATTATCGTTGAGGAACATCCTCATTTCAAACGGGAAGACGATCAGATTCTATACGAGAAACCCGTCAGTTTTATTAAAGCAATTTTGGGTGGAGAGGTTGAGGTTCCGACGATTAAGGGAGAGACCCGTTTAAAAATACCACCCGGCACACAAGAGGGAAAGGTATTTCGTTTGAAGGGGCTTGGTTTTCCGAATCTTCGGGGACATGGGATTGGGGATCAGTTGGTCATGATCAAGGTCAAGGTTCCCACGAAACTCACTTCCCAGCAGAGAGAACTTCTTGAAGAGTATGCAAGAATTAGCGAAGAAACAATCGAATCCGATTCTGGAAAGCTTTTCGAAAAGGTCAAAAGTCTCTTTGAATGATTGTTTGCTCCTTCCACTTCCATGGCGTATTCTAAGCGGATCTTGAGATGCCTGTCTATTTTATTCGGTCAGAGCAGATTACAGATAAACGCGTCGAGATCGATGATTCTTTGGCCCATCACCTTCGAAATGTTTTGCGCCTCAGAGAAGGGGAAACCCTTTCTCTGGTTGATGAGCGGCCCAGGCGTTATCTGTGCAGAGTGACCTTGTCTTCCTCCTCCCGCTTTGTCCTGACGATAGAGAAAGAAGAAGGTCCCCCTGAAGAAAATCGACCCATGATCCGTCTCGGCATCGGACTCCTGAAGGGGGAGAAGATGGATTGGGTCGTGCAGAAAGCAACCGAGCTGGGGGTTGTCCGGATTTCTCCGTTGGTGACGCAGCGTGTCATCGCCCGGCCGAGGCCGGACCGTGCGAAACATCAACAGAGGCGTTGGGAGAAGATTGCAAGAGAAGCGGCGCAACAGTCCGGTCGCTGGAAGATCCCAAGCCTGGACCTCCCCGCTTCGCTCCCGGACTTCATGATGGAGACTGCGGGGGAGCGTCTTAAGATGATGTTCATCCAGGAAGCCTCTCAAAAATTGGCCATCAGGGAGTTGATCGGATCATTGTCGGATTTTTCCCTTGCCCCTCAAGCGACTCTCTTAATCGGTCCAGAAGGGGGATGGGTACAATCAGAGCGGGATGGAGGGGTACAACAGGGTTTCACCCCCCTCTCACTCGGGCCGAGAACCTTGCGTGCTGAGACGGCGGCGCTTGCTGCGCTCTCTGTCGTCCAGTATGAATTTCAGAATTTAAAGAGGGGAGAAGGCCGCTGATGGATATTGTCGACCCTGTCTCCAGGCCGAGTGATCTCAGACTGCCCGGAAAAGGGGCCAGAGAAAAAAGTGAGTGGCCACCCATGCCCCCTTTACGAGGGACGGTGATCCCAAGGCCGGCGGGTTTTCTTCGCCGGGCCGTCGCCTTTTGTATTGACCTACTCATCATTATAGGACTCTATCTCCTGCTCTTCTTTGTTGGTATAATGGGAATACGCTTTGCGGAAGATGCCGGGGGAGTGCTTGTGCTTTCGGGAGGACTCGCTCCCTTCTTTATCGGAGGCTTGTTCCTCTTTGTCGGATATTTTGCCTTTTTTCATGCCTATGACGGTCAGACCCCGGCCAAGATGATTCTCCGGATCAGGGTGGTTGCGATGGATGGAAGCCGACTTTCTCCTTTTCATTCAGTACTCCGGGCCACTGGATACTTCCTCTCCGGACCTTTGTCCTTTGGTTTTGGTTTCCTGGTCTCTATTGTTGAAAGAAGAAAAAGAGCCTTGCATGACCTGTTAACTTATTCACAGGTTGTCCTTTCTCCGTGATGTCGGGAGACTGAAATCGTATGGTGAGATATCGCAAGGGATTGCAGGTTTTTATAATTGCGGGCATTTTATGCACAGCCTCTCTTGCTGTGTCTGGCGAAGTGGTTGACCGCATCGCGGCGCTCGTCAATGGAGAGTTCATTTTTCTTTCTGATCTCAAGAGATACCCCTTGTTTTTTGAGCCGCGCAGAGAAAATGATCCGAGCCGAGGGCCGGTTCGATTTCGGCAACTGGACCATCTCATTCATCAAAAAATACTTCGATCTGAAGCGCGTCGATTTGTTTTGGAGGGGCCGACTGAAGAAGAGATTGCTGTCCGTCTCGAAGAGGTTCGACGCCGGTTTTTGAATGAACGGGCCTTTCAAGGGGCGATGCATCAAACCGGGTTTGACTTGGGTGCCCTGAAAGAAGAGCTTCGGGAATACCTTTGGGTCGAGCGCCTCATGGAAGAGAGAATTAAGGCCTTTATCTTTATCCGCCCCAAAGCAATTGAACGGTATTACCAGGACCATCAGAAAAGGTATTTCGGGAAAAAACTGGAAGCGGTTTCCAGTCAGATTCGAAAAATACTGGCCGACCAGAAGGAAGTGGACAAGAAAAGAGCGTATCTGACAGGGCTTCGATCTCGTGCAGAGATAGAGGTCCTCCTGACACACAGTCGGGACCAATAGACCCCTGAAGGGCAAAAATGAAGGTGGACTTTCCATGATCATTTCCCAGATGCCTGACTTAACGCATCTTTCGGCCTTCCTCGCCCCAGTTATGTGCGTTATCCTTGTTATTGCGATCATTTCCTTCCTGCGGAAGGAATAGCAATCTTTCAGGCGACTTGAGAAAGTGATGGAGTCTTTGCGGCGGTGAAAGTTATCGGGTTGATGTCGGGAACCTCTACGGACGGTGTGGATGCGGTCCTCGTGGACATACAACGGCGGAGAAGCCGCTTGCAGATTAAGCGTCTGGCCTTCAATGTTTATCCTTATTCCAAGTCGATTCAAAAAAAACTGATTGATCTGGCTTCCGGCCATCCACTCCCGGTGGCGGTCCTCTGCCATTTGAATGCGACCGTCGGGGAATGCTTTGCGGATGCGGTCATTGAACTGGCGAGGGAGGCTGATTACCCCTTGTCGAAGATCGCCTTGGTCGGCTCACATGGGCAGACCGTTCAGCATCTTCCCGTTCCGAAAAAAGAAGGAAAGTGGTGGGTTCGTTCCACTTTACAGATCGGGGAGCCATCGATTATTGCGGAGAGGACAGGCATACCGACGATTGCTGATTTCAGGACGCGTGATATGGCTGCGGGGGGAGAAGGAGCGCCGCTAACGCCCTATCTTCATTATCTTCTCTTTGGAGGCAGGCGGAAGTCGCTGGCCATTGTCAACATCGGTGGAATAAGTAATGTTACCTACCTGAAGGCCGGTGCGGGGATGGAAGAGACGCTGGCCTTTGATATGGGGCCGGGAAATATGTTGATTGACAGCCTGGTCAGCCTGCTTACCCATAACCGTAAGGGAATTGACCGGGATGGAAAATGGGCACGAAGGGGAGAGGTACATCCGGGGATGTTATCCGAGCTGATGCGGCATCCTTTTATTAAAAAAAGCCCGCCGAAGAGTACGGGACGCGAAATGTTCGGGGCTTCGTTTGTTGAAAAAATTCTTAAAACAGGAAAAAAAAGGCTGTTGGGTCCGGCGGACCTCCTTGCTACGGTTACGGCATTTACTGTCAGTGTCATCACGGAGAACATCCGGCGGTTTATCCTAAAAGACGGGCCACTCAATGAGGTGATCGTCGGCGGTGGGGGAGCCTACAACCCCGTTCTCATGGCAGGACTCCAGGAATCCCTTTCCCCGATATCGGTCCTTACATTTGAGGCCATCGGCCATGAGAGCCGAGCCATTGAAGCGATGACCTTCGCCCTCCTGGCCTACCAAACATGGCACCGTCAGCCAACCAACATTCCCTCCGTAACCGGCGCAAGCCACCCCGTCCTTCTCGGAAAGATCATCCCCGTCATTCGTTGAGATCCCTTCTTAGGACTTTCTCAAACATAAGTTGACAGTTATCGCGCTCAGATCAGGGGGATCTCTGAGTAAGTCATGAATAGTTTTATCAGGGCAAAAATGTACCGCTTCTGCGTTGTAACCTTTGGAAATAGCTGGCTATGGCTTCGCGAGAACCATCCTCTGCGATTTTCGCCCTGAATCGAAACATTTTATCTCCTGAAAAACTCAACTCAGACTTATTCAGAGATCCCCAAGGTCAGATTTGGTCGATCTGAAAGAGGAAAACCGGAGGAATAGCAGCGCTATTTCGAGGATTTCCCGATAGAAGATCGGGCAAAGATGGCCTGAAGATGAGATGCGAGAATGGCAACTTATCCGAAGACGGCGCGTTCTAGCCCATCCCAGAAGTTCATGCGGTAGGAGAGAGAACGCAAAGTCCCTTCTCTGAGTTGGTCTTGTGCCGCTTTTGTTTCAACATGGCGGACAATCATCTCGTTGAAAATAACGGCATGTTTTATGTCCTGAACCATGTGGCAGGAAAAATACTCGAATTGTTCTTCTGTAAGGTTGGTGTTATTCCTGAAGCCGGAAATTAGGTACCCAAACATGGTGGGAATCGAAAACTCATGACCCGGTCCGACCACACCCAGACCGATGAGAAAGTCTTCATCCCGCGTTAAGCTCGTATGACCTTCGATATAGGCGACGGTTTCGGGAAGGTGTTCGATCTTCCCCCAGGCGGCATCGCCCAGGCCAAGGGCCTTCAGGAAACTTCGGTACAGTGCTGGATGGCTCCTGAATATTGTGTGCTGTCCGAACTCGTCTTCAAAGACGGTTCGGAAGTGTTTCATGGCTTCCTCCCCTGGTATCCTGGGGAGAAGATTTGTCATGTAGTTGACGAAGATTTTGACGAGTTGATAATGCTGAAGCCCGAATGTCTGGACCTGAGCAATGGTTAACTTCTCAGTTGCAAAACGCTTGAGAAAGGGGTGATGAACCGCCTCATGTTCCAGGATTTCCTGCTCAAGTTCTTTAATAAATGTTTCCGGATTCATGAAATGTCCAAAAACTACCCTGAAGTGCGTCCCCTAATACCCCATCCCCAGGAATTTTTCTTTGCTTTCTTCCATAAGTGCGGCCGAAATGACCGTTTCCCCGCGTTCCTTTGCAATCCGCTCGATCTCTTTCTTGGCCATCGGCCGGATAAACGAAGGGATGTTATCCAAACGGCTTTCGGCCTCTTTGGACCAGCTCAGGTCGCCGGGATCATTCTTGGACGCGTCCATCACTTCCGGGGTAACCGTAGAGATATTATTCTTGCGGGCATAGCTGTCAACCCCCATCTGAATCATCGGCCGCATAAAAGAAGGGACTTTTTCAATACGTTCCAGGGCTTCCGGTGTCCAGATCACCTCCGTCTGTTTTTCCTCCGTCGCGGTCGTACCGCCCTCCATCTGGGCAACCATGCTTGAAAATGGACAGCCCCCGGCTTCCGCCTTCTCAGCCTTTGTCATCTCGGTCTTCAACATCTCCTGTTGCACAGCCGCAGACGGGACGCCAGGAGAAGACACGGTTTCAGCCACTTCCTTGAGGTTTTCACGGGTATGTTCCATCGGTGTCGCGGGAGCCGTCCTTCCTCCCAGTTTCACACCCAGGGCCTGAACCATTGCAGTCTCCCCCGGATTGGTGACCATGGCAACCTTCATCCCACATGTGGGACAGCCAAAAGTGACGCCAAGCGATTGTTCTCCAGGGGTTTGGACCTTTTCAAAGGCCATAAAGCTTTCACATTTCATACAAACAAATTTCATTGGCTCCTCCGTAACGATTCTTCTGCCAGAATTTTCTTGGTTCCCAGGGATTTCTGAATCTTTTTTGCAATATCATCAAAATATTTTGTAATCCGATGGTTGTCCGGAAGCGGTATGCCGTGGTCACAGGCCTTCGCAAGTTGCGCATCAAAGGGAACTTTTCCCAATAAGGGGACGTCGAGTTCCGCACAGAGATCCTCAGACCCTCCATCAAAAAAAGGAACCTCTTCATCACATTTTGGGCACAGGGCCCCGCTCATATTTTCAATAAGTCCGATAATCGGGATGCCCACATCCCGAGCATAACCGATTGATTTCTTGACAACGGTCATGGCCACTTCCGAGGGGGTGGTGACGACGATGGCCCCGTCCAGTTCCGGAATAAATCCGGCAATCACGGGCGGTTTGTCCGCCGCTGCGCCGGGAGGAAGGTCTGCGAGAAGATAATCGACATCGGTCCAGACAATATCGGAAAGGAATTCCCGAATGACATTCATCTCCATCAGCCCAAGCCAGACAGGAGAGAGTTCCATGGGACCCTTCCATTGAACGGATGAGTTCTCTTCCTTCAGGAAAAAGTCCATGGAGGCGACTTTTATCCCTCTTGGGCCGACAGGGGGGATTGCGCCGTCCGGGGTGATTTCAAACCGTCCCTTCATGCCCAACA encodes the following:
- the dnaK gene encoding molecular chaperone DnaK, with the protein product MGKVIGIDLGTTFSCMSVVSGGDPEVIPNAEGNRTTPSVAAVSDKGERLIGLIARRQAVTNPENTIYSIKRLIGRKFDSPQVQDAMKRLPYKIVKASNGDAHVEIQGKAYSPPEVSAMILQKLKQDAENYLGEKVSEAVITVPAYFDDSERQATKDAGAVAGLKVLRIINEPTAAALAYGLDKKKDEKIAVYDLGGGTFDVSILEIGDGVFEVKSTNGDTYLGGDDFDVKILDWLSDEFKKENGIDLKKDKMALQRLKEAAEKAKIELSSSQETEVNLPFITADASGPKHLAIKLSRAKLEQLIDDEIQRTIEPCKKALADAGISASDINEVVLVGGMTRMPKVQQVVKEFFGKEPHMGVNPDEVVAIGAAIQGAVLKGDVKDVLLLDVTPLSLGIETLGGVLTRIIDRNTTVPTKKSQVFSTAADNQSAVTIRVFQGEREMAADNKLLGQFDLVGIPPAPRGVPQVEVTFDIDANGIVHVNAKDMATQKEQSIKITASSGLSKEEIDRLVKEGQAHSEEDKKKKALIEVRNEADSLIYSTEKSLDEYGDKISPEEKTSVQDEVSKCKKALESDDIEEIKTAIADLSKVSHKLAEEMYKKTAESEKDAPKTGDGAEAGDSSEKSDEKVVDAEFEETDKE
- the dnaJ gene encoding molecular chaperone DnaJ, which codes for MATKRDYYESLGVERNASDDELKKAYRKKALKFHPDRNSGNKGSEEKFKEVNEAYSVLSDPAKRKSYDQYGHEGLSGAGMGGFDFGQGGGFSDVFGDIFEEFFGGSASQGGPRAQRGNDLRYSMTITFEEAIFGKEGKIKLRRPEPCHRCKGSGAKDGALKRCATCGGAGQVRLQQGFFTLNRTCSTCRGEGRVITESCPECRGERYRANEKTISVKIPAGIETGMRLRVGGEGEIGHGGGPSGDLYVDIIVEEHPHFKREDDQILYEKPVSFIKAILGGEVEVPTIKGETRLKIPPGTQEGKVFRLKGLGFPNLRGHGIGDQLVMIKVKVPTKLTSQQRELLEEYARISEETIESDSGKLFEKVKSLFE
- a CDS encoding 16S rRNA (uracil(1498)-N(3))-methyltransferase, translating into MPVYFIRSEQITDKRVEIDDSLAHHLRNVLRLREGETLSLVDERPRRYLCRVTLSSSSRFVLTIEKEEGPPEENRPMIRLGIGLLKGEKMDWVVQKATELGVVRISPLVTQRVIARPRPDRAKHQQRRWEKIAREAAQQSGRWKIPSLDLPASLPDFMMETAGERLKMMFIQEASQKLAIRELIGSLSDFSLAPQATLLIGPEGGWVQSERDGGVQQGFTPLSLGPRTLRAETAALAALSVVQYEFQNLKRGEGR
- a CDS encoding RDD family protein; this encodes MDIVDPVSRPSDLRLPGKGAREKSEWPPMPPLRGTVIPRPAGFLRRAVAFCIDLLIIIGLYLLLFFVGIMGIRFAEDAGGVLVLSGGLAPFFIGGLFLFVGYFAFFHAYDGQTPAKMILRIRVVAMDGSRLSPFHSVLRATGYFLSGPLSFGFGFLVSIVERRKRALHDLLTYSQVVLSP
- a CDS encoding anhydro-N-acetylmuramic acid kinase, yielding MKVIGLMSGTSTDGVDAVLVDIQRRRSRLQIKRLAFNVYPYSKSIQKKLIDLASGHPLPVAVLCHLNATVGECFADAVIELAREADYPLSKIALVGSHGQTVQHLPVPKKEGKWWVRSTLQIGEPSIIAERTGIPTIADFRTRDMAAGGEGAPLTPYLHYLLFGGRRKSLAIVNIGGISNVTYLKAGAGMEETLAFDMGPGNMLIDSLVSLLTHNRKGIDRDGKWARRGEVHPGMLSELMRHPFIKKSPPKSTGREMFGASFVEKILKTGKKRLLGPADLLATVTAFTVSVITENIRRFILKDGPLNEVIVGGGGAYNPVLMAGLQESLSPISVLTFEAIGHESRAIEAMTFALLAYQTWHRQPTNIPSVTGASHPVLLGKIIPVIR
- a CDS encoding iron-containing redox enzyme family protein, with amino-acid sequence MNPETFIKELEQEILEHEAVHHPFLKRFATEKLTIAQVQTFGLQHYQLVKIFVNYMTNLLPRIPGEEAMKHFRTVFEDEFGQHTIFRSHPALYRSFLKALGLGDAAWGKIEHLPETVAYIEGHTSLTRDEDFLIGLGVVGPGHEFSIPTMFGYLISGFRNNTNLTEEQFEYFSCHMVQDIKHAVIFNEMIVRHVETKAAQDQLREGTLRSLSYRMNFWDGLERAVFG
- a CDS encoding protochlorophyllide oxidoreductase; this encodes MDASKNDPGDLSWSKEAESRLDNIPSFIRPMAKKEIERIAKERGETVISAALMEESKEKFLGMGY
- a CDS encoding ATP-binding protein — its product is MSPEKDLKTILDKLQYADSAQVQRQLVDQTLQVKIRMGQIKRKLVVMSGKGGVGKSMTTTNLALAFSRLGHRVGVLDVDLNGPCIPKMLGMKGRFEITPDGAIPPVGPRGIKVASMDFFLKEENSSVQWKGPMELSPVWLGLMEMNVIREFLSDIVWTDVDYLLADLPPGAAADKPPVIAGFIPELDGAIVVTTPSEVAMTVVKKSIGYARDVGIPIIGLIENMSGALCPKCDEEVPFFDGGSEDLCAELDVPLLGKVPFDAQLAKACDHGIPLPDNHRITKYFDDIAKKIQKSLGTKKILAEESLRRSQ